Genomic segment of Arcobacter sp. LA11:
CTTTAGCTCTTAGTTTAGATATTCCTTTAATAGCTGTTAATCATCTAAAAGGGCATATTTATTCACTTTTTATTGAAAAAGATGAGGTATTTCCTACTACTATCTTATTAGTTTCTGGTGGACATACTCAAATTATAGAGGCAAATTCATTAAATGATATGAAAATAATTGCTTCAACCTTAGATGATAGTTTTGGTGAGAGTTTTGATAAAGTTTCTAAAATGATGGGATTAGGTTATCCTGGTGGTCCAATTGTTCAAGAGAATGGATTAAAAGGTGATGAAGATAGATTTGATTTTCCAGTTCCTTTAAGACAAAGACCAAATATTGAGTTTTCATATTCAGGGCTTAAAAATGCAGTTAGAATGCAAATAGAAAAGCTTGGTGATAAAGATATAAAAGAACAAGACAAATATGATGTTTGTGCCTCTTTTGAAAAGACAGCAGTAGCACATATTATGCAAAAAGTAAAAAAGCTTTTTAAACAAAAAATTCCTAAAAACTTTGCGATAGTTGGTGGGGCTAGTGCTAATATAAGACTTCGTACTGCTATTGAAGAGTTATGTCAAAAAAATAATACGAAACTTTTTTTAAGTCAATTGAAATATTGTTCTGACAATGCAGCAATGATTGGAAGAGTTGCCGTTGAGCAGTATAATCAAAAAGATTTTACATTGATAGATGAAATAGATGTACAAACAAGAATCAAGGATTTTTAGAGATGATATTTGAGATGGGTGCAAAGCTTGATGGAGATGATTTTGATACATCAAAAAATGACAAGAAAAATAAAAAAGTTTCAAATGAAACAAAACCTAAAAACCAACATCAATTAGTATTTACATACGAAAAAAGAAAAGGTAAACCAGTTACTTTAGTAGGAAGATTTCATTTAAATGATAAAGATAAAAAAGAAGTACTTAAACTTTTAAAGAAAAAATTAGCTTGTGGTGGTGCAATCAAAGATGAATGGATTGAACTACAAGGTGATGTAAAAGAGAAAATCAAAACAGTTTTAGAAAAAGAAGATTGGAAATTTAGAAAATAAATAAAGAAGAACCATTTTAAAGGAGTAATATGCAGAAAGTATTTTATGAAGTAGGCTCATTGGATAAGAGATGTTATGAAGAGTTTGCATTAAATGAAGACTTGCTAATGGAACATGCTTCTTCTTCTTTAAGTAGAGAAATTTATAAAAAATTTGAAAAAAATAAATCAGTATTTATTGTCTGTGGTACGGGAAATAATGGAGCAGATGGTATTGCATTAGCAAGACTTCTATATAAACGTTTTGATGTAAAACTTTACATTCCCTTTGGAGTTAAATCTTCTATGGCAGAAATCCAACTAAAAAGAATAAATCTTCTAGGAATAGAAGTTGTAGATGAATTAATTGAATCAGATATTATTGTAGATTGTCTATTTGGAAGTGGTTTAAATAAAGATTTAGATGATAAGTCCCAATATATATTAAATACATTAAATACCTTTGATAGTTTTAAAATTGCTTGTGATATTCCAAGTGGAGTTAATAATCTAGGACAAGTTACAACTGTAGCTTTTGAAGCTAATATAACTATTACCATGGGAGCATTAAAAACTTCACTATTTACAGATATTGCAAAAGATTTTGTAGGTGAAATAAAAGTAGCTAATCTTGGAGTTCAAAGAGAAATTTATGAAGTAGAATCAAATATTTTTCTTTTAGAGAAAGAAGATATGAAACTTCCTTTTAGAGATAAAAAAGATGCCCACAAAGGAACCTATGGGCATCTAAATGTAGTAGCAGGTTGTAAAAAAGGAGCGGGAGTAATTGCTGCAAAAGCTGCTTTTGGTTTTGGGGCAGGTTTAGTAAGTGTAATTTGCCATGAAAATATTGATTTACCATATCATATTATGCAAACTCATAAACTAACAACAAATTGTACTGCAATTGCACTTGGTATGGGTCTTGGAAGATATGAAGAAGACGAAATCCAGAAAATACTTAAAAAAGATGTTCCTATTATAATAGATGCTGATTTATTTTATGAAGATGTAATTTTAGAAGCTTTAGATAAAGAAGTAGTCTTAACTCCTCATCCAAAAGAGTTTTGTGAGTTGCTTAAACTTTGTGATATAGATGATATATCAGTTGAAACTCTACAAAATAATCGATTTAAATATGTAGAGGTTTTTTGTAAAAGGTATCCAAAAGTAATTTTACTTTTAAAAGGTGCAAATGTTCTAATTTCACAAAATGACAAAATATATATAAATAACCTAGGAAGTGCAGTTTTAGCAAAAGGTGGAAGTGGTGACGTTTTAAGTGGCCTTGTAGGTTCTTTACTAGCTCAAGGATATAAACCTTTAGATGCAACAATAAATGCAAGTTTAGCCCATGTAATTGCTGCTGGAAATTATCGCAAAAATAATTATTCACTTATTCCTTCTGATTTGGTTGAAGAGGTTAAAAAACTATGAGTATTGTAGTTATCCAAACAACTTGTTCAAATAATGAAGAAGCAAAAAAAATTGCAAAAGTTTTGATAGAAAAGAAACTTGCTGCATGTGTTCAAATGAGTGAAATCGACTCTTTTTATATGTGGCAAGATGAATTTTGTAACGATAAAGAAATTTTATTAAATATAAAAACAAAAAAAGAAAATTTCAAAAAAATTCAAAGCAAAATTAAAGAATTACATAGCTATGATGTGCCAGAAATTATATGTATAAACATAGAAAATGTAAGTAAAGATTACAAAAAATTTATAGGAGAAAATACAAAATGAGTGATATCCTAAAAGTAGGTGAATACGAGTTTAACAGCAGACTTATCGTTGGTTCTGGAAAATATGCAGATTTTCAAACTACTAAAGATGCAACTATCGTATCAGGAAGTGAATTAATAACTGTAGCAATTAGAAGAGTAAATATTACAAACCCAAATGAAGAAAATCTTTTGGACTATTTTAAAGATACAAATGTAAAACTTCTTCCAAATAGTGCAGGGTGTTTTACGGCTGAAGAAGCTATTACAACTTTTAGACTAATGAGAGAAGCAACTGGAATTGATATTATTAAATTAGAGGTAATTGGTGATGCTAAGAAAACTTTATACCCAGATGTAATTGAAACAATTACTGCTTGTGAAGTTCTTAAAAAAGAAGGTTTCACAATCATGGCATATACAAGTGATGATCCAATTATGGCTAAAAGATTAGAAGATGCAGGTGCAGATGCAATTATGCCTTTAGCAGCGCCTATTGGCTCTGGGCTTGGTATTCAAAATCCATATAATATAGCCTTTATTAGAGATGCTGTAAATGTGCCTGTTCTTGTAGATGCAGGACTTGGTTGTGCAAGTGATGCTGCATATGCTATGGAGTTAGGAGCAGATGGTATTTTAGCTAACACAGCTATTGCACAAGCTCAAAATCCAATGGCAATGGCAGAAGCATTTAAGTATGCAACTATTGCGGGAAGATTAAGTTATGTTGCAGGAAGAATTCCTAAGAAACCTTATGCAACAGCTAGTTCTCCTATTGATGGATTAATTCAGTTTTAATTGAAGGTAGAGAATTTTATAAAAATTCTCTACTTTTATAGAAAAGCTCTTGACATTAGTTTAAAAACATAGTATAATTCCGTCCACTTTTTGAAAGATTAGTGTTTAGGCGGAGTGTAGCGCAGCCTGGTAGCGCACCTGGTTTGGGACCAGGGGGTCGGAGGTTCGAACCCTCTCACTCCGACCATTTAATTGGTAGGTATAGCTCAGTTGGTTAGAGCATCTGGTTGTGGTTCAGAGGGCCGTGGGTTCGAATCCCATTACTTACCCCATTTATATATAAGCGTCTGTAGCTCAGCTGGATAGAGCAATGCCCTTCTAAGGCATCGGTCACACGTTCGAATCGTGTCAGGCGTACCATTTATTTAAGATTTAAGTTGAATTTATCAACTAAATCTTTTTTTTTGTCTTTTTTAAGACATATTGTGCGGATGTGGTGAAATTGGTATACACGCTAGACTTAGGATCTAGTGCTTTACGGCGTGAAGGTTCAAGTCCTTTCATCCGCACCATCTTTTAATTAAAATTATTTTACAATTTATCTCGCGATT
This window contains:
- the cutA gene encoding divalent-cation tolerance protein CutA, producing MSIVVIQTTCSNNEEAKKIAKVLIEKKLAACVQMSEIDSFYMWQDEFCNDKEILLNIKTKKENFKKIQSKIKELHSYDVPEIICINIENVSKDYKKFIGENTK
- a CDS encoding thiazole synthase: MSDILKVGEYEFNSRLIVGSGKYADFQTTKDATIVSGSELITVAIRRVNITNPNEENLLDYFKDTNVKLLPNSAGCFTAEEAITTFRLMREATGIDIIKLEVIGDAKKTLYPDVIETITACEVLKKEGFTIMAYTSDDPIMAKRLEDAGADAIMPLAAPIGSGLGIQNPYNIAFIRDAVNVPVLVDAGLGCASDAAYAMELGADGILANTAIAQAQNPMAMAEAFKYATIAGRLSYVAGRIPKKPYATASSPIDGLIQF
- the tsaD gene encoding tRNA (adenosine(37)-N6)-threonylcarbamoyltransferase complex transferase subunit TsaD encodes the protein MILSIESSCDDSSIAITDIKSKKLIYHKKISQELQHSVYGGVVPELAARLHVEALPKILEECKEYFPKLKAIAVTNAPGLSVTLMEGVTMAKALALSLDIPLIAVNHLKGHIYSLFIEKDEVFPTTILLVSGGHTQIIEANSLNDMKIIASTLDDSFGESFDKVSKMMGLGYPGGPIVQENGLKGDEDRFDFPVPLRQRPNIEFSYSGLKNAVRMQIEKLGDKDIKEQDKYDVCASFEKTAVAHIMQKVKKLFKQKIPKNFAIVGGASANIRLRTAIEELCQKNNTKLFLSQLKYCSDNAAMIGRVAVEQYNQKDFTLIDEIDVQTRIKDF
- a CDS encoding translation initiation factor SUI1 — encoded protein: MIFEMGAKLDGDDFDTSKNDKKNKKVSNETKPKNQHQLVFTYEKRKGKPVTLVGRFHLNDKDKKEVLKLLKKKLACGGAIKDEWIELQGDVKEKIKTVLEKEDWKFRK
- a CDS encoding bifunctional ADP-dependent NAD(P)H-hydrate dehydratase/NAD(P)H-hydrate epimerase — protein: MQKVFYEVGSLDKRCYEEFALNEDLLMEHASSSLSREIYKKFEKNKSVFIVCGTGNNGADGIALARLLYKRFDVKLYIPFGVKSSMAEIQLKRINLLGIEVVDELIESDIIVDCLFGSGLNKDLDDKSQYILNTLNTFDSFKIACDIPSGVNNLGQVTTVAFEANITITMGALKTSLFTDIAKDFVGEIKVANLGVQREIYEVESNIFLLEKEDMKLPFRDKKDAHKGTYGHLNVVAGCKKGAGVIAAKAAFGFGAGLVSVICHENIDLPYHIMQTHKLTTNCTAIALGMGLGRYEEDEIQKILKKDVPIIIDADLFYEDVILEALDKEVVLTPHPKEFCELLKLCDIDDISVETLQNNRFKYVEVFCKRYPKVILLLKGANVLISQNDKIYINNLGSAVLAKGGSGDVLSGLVGSLLAQGYKPLDATINASLAHVIAAGNYRKNNYSLIPSDLVEEVKKL